The following are encoded in a window of Solidesulfovibrio magneticus RS-1 genomic DNA:
- the murG gene encoding undecaprenyldiphospho-muramoylpentapeptide beta-N-acetylglucosaminyltransferase has translation MTRLIVTTGGTGGHIFPALAVAEAAMRLSPGLDVLFIGGAGPEGELAAKAGLPFVALPAKGVFGRGIKALAAPFWMLRAFGLAGARIREFSPDVVCGFGGYAGFIPVAAARLMGVPTAIHEQNSVPGVTNKVLGRFVDRVFTTYPDEGGVFPATRTKRLGNPIRADIARAASAAPHPGTKRLLVLGGSQGAKAINDAVMAILPTLLDAGVKVRLQAGRADFERVTTQAHAVLAGREAKGDEPEVVIENFIDDMAAAYAWADLVLARAGATTLAEVTAAGKPSLLIPFPFATHDHQTVNAAFLARAGAAQSVAQNHLPGLDLAGTVIGLLGDPARLEAMGQAALGQALPHAADDIARALLAMAAHKGER, from the coding sequence ATGACCCGGCTCATCGTCACCACCGGCGGCACGGGAGGCCACATCTTCCCGGCCCTGGCCGTGGCCGAAGCGGCCATGCGCCTTTCACCCGGTCTGGACGTCCTTTTCATCGGCGGCGCCGGCCCCGAAGGGGAGCTGGCGGCCAAGGCCGGGCTGCCCTTTGTGGCCCTGCCGGCCAAGGGCGTTTTCGGACGGGGCATAAAAGCCCTGGCCGCGCCGTTTTGGATGCTGCGGGCCTTTGGCCTGGCCGGGGCGCGCATCCGCGAATTCTCCCCGGACGTGGTCTGCGGCTTTGGCGGCTACGCCGGGTTCATTCCCGTGGCCGCCGCCCGGCTCATGGGCGTGCCAACGGCCATCCACGAGCAAAACAGCGTCCCCGGCGTCACCAACAAGGTGCTTGGGCGGTTCGTGGACCGCGTCTTTACGACCTATCCCGACGAGGGCGGCGTCTTCCCGGCTACGCGGACAAAGCGCCTGGGCAACCCCATCCGGGCCGACATCGCACGCGCGGCCTCGGCCGCGCCCCATCCCGGAACCAAGCGGCTTCTCGTCCTTGGCGGCAGCCAGGGGGCCAAGGCCATCAATGACGCGGTCATGGCCATCCTGCCGACCTTGCTCGACGCCGGGGTCAAGGTGCGTCTGCAAGCCGGCCGGGCCGATTTCGAGCGCGTCACCACCCAGGCCCATGCCGTGCTGGCCGGCCGCGAGGCCAAAGGCGACGAGCCTGAGGTGGTCATCGAGAATTTCATCGACGACATGGCCGCGGCCTATGCCTGGGCCGATCTGGTCCTGGCCCGGGCCGGAGCCACCACCCTGGCCGAGGTCACGGCCGCCGGCAAACCGTCGCTGCTCATTCCGTTTCCGTTCGCCACCCACGACCACCAGACCGTCAACGCCGCTTTTCTGGCTCGGGCCGGCGCGGCGCAAAGCGTGGCGCAAAACCATCTGCCCGGCCTTGACCTGGCCGGGACCGTCATCGGGCTTCTGGGCGATCCGGCACGCCTTGAGGCCATGGGCCAGGCCGCCCTGGGCCAGGCCCTGCCCCACGCCGCCGACGACATTGCCCGGGCCCTGCTCGCCATGGCCGCGCACAAGGGAGAACGCTAG
- the ftsW gene encoding putative lipid II flippase FtsW has translation MSRITVQSGETKANGSIDYWLLGAALVLAGLGLVMVFSSSGVMAERVNGNRYFFIQRQGLFAMISLTLMIICAWMPRKILHGPVYLWLFLIIGLLVLTLVPPFSVKAGGARRWMRLGFMSLQPMELAKVVLVMYLAYFFSQKQQLVRSFSVGFIPPVVVTGFLGLILLLQPDFGGAVFLGMLFFLMSLVGGTRLTYLGVSMFFGIGAMGLLIASSPYRFKRWFAFLDPFKDPQNVGYQLVQSFYAFGSGGVAGAGFGAGKQKLFYLPEAHNDFIMAVIGEELGFIGVSIVFLCIGILLYRAFKVALAQDDLRDRFTAYGMGLVLGLGFLLNLAVVLGCVPPKGVAMPFLSYGGSNLLACFLCVGILLNLSRSART, from the coding sequence ATGAGCAGGATCACCGTGCAGTCGGGCGAGACCAAGGCCAACGGCTCCATCGACTATTGGCTGCTGGGTGCGGCCCTGGTGCTAGCCGGCCTGGGCTTGGTCATGGTCTTTTCCTCCAGCGGCGTCATGGCCGAGCGGGTCAACGGCAACCGCTATTTCTTCATCCAGCGCCAGGGGCTTTTCGCCATGATCAGCCTCACGCTCATGATCATCTGCGCCTGGATGCCGCGAAAAATCCTGCACGGTCCGGTCTATCTGTGGCTGTTTCTTATCATTGGCCTATTGGTGCTGACCCTTGTGCCGCCGTTTTCCGTCAAGGCCGGCGGGGCCCGGCGCTGGATGCGCCTGGGCTTTATGTCCTTGCAGCCCATGGAGCTGGCCAAGGTGGTGCTCGTCATGTACCTGGCCTATTTCTTCAGCCAGAAGCAGCAACTCGTGCGCTCCTTTTCGGTGGGCTTTATCCCGCCGGTTGTGGTCACCGGTTTTTTGGGGCTTATCTTGCTGCTCCAGCCCGACTTCGGCGGCGCGGTGTTTCTGGGGATGCTCTTTTTCCTTATGAGTCTGGTCGGCGGCACCCGGCTGACCTACCTTGGCGTGTCCATGTTCTTCGGCATCGGGGCCATGGGCCTTTTAATCGCCTCTTCGCCCTACCGCTTCAAACGCTGGTTCGCCTTTCTCGATCCCTTCAAGGATCCGCAAAACGTCGGTTACCAGCTTGTGCAGTCCTTTTACGCTTTCGGGTCCGGCGGCGTGGCCGGGGCCGGGTTCGGCGCGGGCAAACAAAAGCTCTTCTACCTGCCCGAAGCCCACAATGACTTTATCATGGCCGTCATCGGCGAAGAGCTGGGCTTTATCGGCGTGTCCATCGTCTTTTTGTGCATCGGCATTCTGCTTTACCGCGCTTTCAAGGTCGCATTGGCCCAGGACGATCTGCGTGACCGCTTCACGGCCTACGGCATGGGGCTTGTGCTGGGTCTGGGGTTTCTGCTTAACCTGGCCGTGGTCCTTGGCTGCGTGCCGCCCAAGGGCGTGGCCATGCCGTTTCTGAGTTACGGCGGCTCCAACCTGCTGGCCTGTTTCCTGTGCGTCGGTATCCTGCTCAATCTTTCCCGGAGCGCCAGGACATGA
- the murD gene encoding UDP-N-acetylmuramoyl-L-alanine--D-glutamate ligase, translating into MREMLHTDQLRGHQAVVAGAGASGRSAAKLLSRLGAAVRFLEKNPAAVSDEFRAEAVSLGYDLRTGEHGPADFAGADLVVLSPGIRAANLAPALAACPGAQVVSELELASWFTPEPIVAVTGSNGKTTTVMLISALLEAAGRRVFTGGNIGTPLSDHVLSEEPADVVVLEVSSFQLQLTKTFRPKVAVLLNFAANHLDWHADLDEYLDAKLRIFATQRPDDTAIVSEELRDLLSGRPFTRAGVTWYAAASGFLCPRLAGVHNQANMEAAYLACRAFGVDIKLARQVFADFVPAPHRIQIIGEKGGVLFVDDSKATTVTAMEAAIRSFDRPVRLLCGGVWKGGDLEAMLPLVKEKVVAVGLFGGSREVFETAFAGVVPVRYAPTLAEAVARIYADAAPGDAVLLSPGTSSFDQYPNYKARGRDFQQAFAALPATPAGGAGQGA; encoded by the coding sequence ATGCGCGAAATGCTCCATACCGATCAACTGCGCGGCCATCAGGCCGTTGTGGCCGGAGCCGGGGCGTCGGGCCGGTCGGCGGCGAAACTGCTGTCGCGCCTGGGCGCTGCCGTGCGTTTTCTGGAGAAAAATCCGGCCGCCGTTTCCGATGAATTCCGGGCCGAGGCCGTTTCGCTGGGCTATGACCTGCGCACCGGCGAGCACGGACCGGCCGATTTCGCCGGGGCCGATCTGGTCGTGCTCTCGCCCGGCATCCGGGCCGCCAACCTGGCCCCGGCCCTGGCCGCCTGCCCGGGGGCCCAGGTCGTCTCCGAACTGGAACTGGCCAGCTGGTTCACCCCCGAACCCATCGTGGCCGTCACCGGCTCCAACGGCAAGACCACCACGGTCATGCTCATAAGCGCGCTCCTCGAAGCCGCCGGCCGCCGGGTGTTCACCGGCGGCAACATCGGCACGCCCCTGTCCGACCATGTGCTGTCCGAGGAGCCGGCCGACGTGGTGGTGCTCGAAGTGTCGAGCTTCCAGCTCCAGCTGACCAAGACGTTTCGGCCCAAGGTGGCGGTGCTTTTAAATTTCGCCGCCAACCACCTGGACTGGCACGCCGACCTCGACGAATACCTCGACGCCAAGCTCAGGATTTTCGCGACCCAGCGCCCGGATGACACGGCCATTGTGTCCGAGGAATTGCGCGATCTTTTAAGCGGTCGCCCCTTCACCCGGGCCGGGGTCACCTGGTACGCCGCCGCCTCGGGCTTTTTGTGCCCGCGACTGGCCGGGGTCCACAACCAGGCCAACATGGAAGCCGCTTACCTGGCCTGCCGCGCCTTTGGCGTGGACATCAAGCTGGCCCGGCAGGTCTTTGCCGATTTCGTGCCCGCGCCCCATCGCATCCAGATCATCGGCGAGAAGGGCGGGGTGCTGTTTGTCGATGACTCCAAGGCCACCACCGTGACGGCCATGGAAGCGGCCATCCGCAGCTTTGACCGGCCGGTGAGGCTTCTGTGCGGCGGCGTCTGGAAGGGCGGCGACCTGGAAGCCATGCTGCCGCTGGTCAAGGAGAAAGTCGTGGCCGTGGGGCTTTTCGGCGGCAGCCGGGAGGTCTTCGAGACGGCCTTTGCCGGGGTGGTTCCGGTCCGCTACGCCCCGACTCTGGCCGAGGCCGTGGCCCGTATCTACGCCGACGCCGCGCCGGGCGACGCGGTGCTGCTTTCCCCCGGCACGTCGAGCTTTGACCAGTATCCCAACTACAAGGCCCGGGGACGCGATTTTCAGCAGGCGTTCGCGGCGTTGCCGGCCACACCGGCCGGCGGGGCAGGGCAGGGCGCATGA
- the mraY gene encoding phospho-N-acetylmuramoyl-pentapeptide-transferase yields the protein MIYYLLVPLVAHFSALNVFRYITFRSIAALLTALVLSIVFGPKFIDWLRRLKFGQYIHEDVAAHKQKAGTPTMGGLLIAFCIVVSVLLWGDLANEYVWMTLFVFLGFGALGYVDDHAKVVRKQNKGLTPKQKLLGQIVVSGVAAALLVLDPEYSTRLAVPFFKHLTPDLGLWYLPFAMLVMIGASNAVNLTDGLDGLAIGPMIVNAAMFGLFIYVAGHAQMARYLQVMPVSGVGEVTVFCGALVGAGLGFLWFNAYPAQIFMGDVGSLSLGGALGFLAVLCKQELLLIVVGGLYVAETVSVILQVGYFKMTGGKRIFRMAPLHHHFELMGVPESKIIIRFWILSILLALVGLSTLKLR from the coding sequence ATGATCTATTATTTGCTGGTGCCGCTTGTGGCGCATTTTAGCGCCTTAAACGTCTTCCGCTATATCACCTTCCGGTCGATCGCGGCACTGCTGACGGCGCTTGTGTTGTCCATTGTCTTTGGCCCCAAGTTCATCGATTGGCTGCGCCGGCTGAAGTTTGGCCAGTACATCCACGAGGACGTGGCCGCCCACAAGCAAAAGGCCGGCACTCCTACCATGGGCGGCCTGCTCATCGCCTTTTGCATCGTGGTCAGCGTGCTGCTCTGGGGCGATCTGGCCAACGAATACGTCTGGATGACCCTGTTCGTCTTCCTGGGGTTCGGGGCGCTGGGCTATGTGGACGACCACGCCAAGGTGGTGCGCAAGCAAAATAAAGGCCTGACGCCCAAGCAAAAGCTCCTGGGCCAGATCGTCGTCTCGGGCGTGGCCGCGGCGCTGCTGGTCCTGGACCCCGAGTATTCGACACGTCTGGCCGTGCCGTTTTTCAAGCACTTAACGCCCGATCTCGGCCTGTGGTACCTGCCCTTTGCCATGCTGGTCATGATCGGCGCGTCCAACGCCGTCAACCTCACCGACGGCCTGGACGGCCTGGCCATCGGCCCCATGATCGTCAACGCCGCCATGTTCGGGCTTTTTATCTACGTGGCCGGCCATGCCCAGATGGCCCGGTACCTCCAGGTCATGCCGGTTTCCGGTGTGGGCGAGGTGACGGTGTTCTGCGGCGCGTTGGTGGGCGCGGGCCTGGGCTTTTTGTGGTTCAACGCCTATCCGGCCCAGATTTTCATGGGCGACGTGGGGTCGCTGTCCCTGGGCGGAGCCTTGGGCTTCCTGGCCGTGCTGTGCAAGCAGGAGTTGCTGCTCATCGTGGTCGGCGGCCTCTACGTGGCCGAGACCGTCTCGGTCATCCTCCAGGTCGGCTACTTCAAGATGACCGGCGGCAAACGGATCTTCCGCATGGCCCCGCTGCACCACCATTTCGAGCTCATGGGCGTGCCGGAATCCAAGATCATCATCCGGTTCTGGATTCTCTCGATTCTTCTTGCCCTGGTGGGACTGTCCACCCTCAAACTGCGGTAG
- the murF gene encoding UDP-N-acetylmuramoyl-tripeptide--D-alanyl-D-alanine ligase, whose amino-acid sequence MRLTLSEILAATGAVGDVGERGNPDIEAVRIDSRAVSPGSLFVCIPGERLDGHNFAVEAVSKGAAAVLADRPLAGLPEGTPVLLVRDTVAALGKLAKAWRERAQARLVAVSGSAGKTTVKELTAAILAKVGPTAKNFKNFNNKIGLPLSMLEAGETDRLWVMELGISAPGEMAPLAAIAEPDVAVIHNVGPAHLEALIDVAGVAAEKSRLFAALRPGGVALASMDYPELWAAAKAVRPDVRGMSVKGGSAPYRAKYLGALSEGRGRFFLRLDGLELEVVTPLTGGHFAENILAAAASARLLGATEEQIATGLESAVMPEQRFFCRRHGCYTLIDDTYNANPLSMRRAIATAAEAAQGKPLVLVLGEMREMGAQAEDEHHKLGEEAAASGAKAVFYHGGHAQAVGEGLARKGYAGLFAVVDTPEMFTQTVASAGLRGGVYLFKGSRSMRMEEYLAALTHSIQKDATA is encoded by the coding sequence ATGCGCCTGACCCTCTCCGAAATCCTGGCCGCCACCGGGGCCGTGGGCGACGTGGGCGAGCGGGGTAACCCCGACATCGAGGCCGTACGCATCGACAGCCGGGCCGTTTCCCCGGGGAGCCTTTTCGTGTGCATCCCGGGCGAGCGCCTGGACGGCCACAATTTCGCTGTCGAGGCCGTGTCCAAGGGCGCGGCCGCCGTGCTGGCCGACCGGCCCCTGGCCGGGCTGCCCGAAGGCACGCCGGTGCTGCTCGTGCGCGACACCGTGGCCGCCCTGGGCAAGCTGGCCAAGGCCTGGCGCGAGCGCGCCCAGGCCAGGCTCGTGGCCGTGTCCGGCTCGGCCGGCAAGACCACGGTCAAGGAACTGACCGCCGCCATCCTGGCCAAGGTTGGGCCGACGGCGAAAAACTTCAAGAATTTCAACAATAAGATCGGCCTGCCCCTGTCCATGCTGGAAGCCGGCGAAACCGACCGGTTGTGGGTCATGGAGCTTGGCATCTCGGCTCCGGGTGAAATGGCCCCCCTGGCCGCCATCGCCGAACCCGACGTGGCCGTGATCCACAACGTCGGCCCGGCTCATCTGGAAGCGCTTATCGACGTGGCCGGCGTAGCCGCCGAGAAGTCCCGGCTTTTCGCCGCCCTGCGCCCCGGCGGCGTGGCCCTGGCCTCCATGGACTATCCCGAGCTGTGGGCGGCGGCCAAGGCCGTGCGGCCCGACGTGCGCGGCATGTCGGTCAAGGGCGGATCGGCCCCGTACCGGGCCAAGTACCTGGGCGCGCTGTCCGAGGGCCGGGGCCGGTTTTTCCTGCGCCTGGACGGCCTGGAACTCGAAGTCGTGACCCCGCTGACCGGCGGGCACTTCGCCGAGAACATCCTGGCCGCCGCCGCCTCGGCCCGTCTGCTCGGAGCCACCGAAGAGCAGATCGCCACGGGTCTGGAGTCGGCCGTCATGCCCGAGCAGCGCTTTTTTTGCCGCCGCCACGGCTGCTACACGCTCATCGACGACACCTACAACGCCAATCCGCTGTCCATGCGCCGGGCCATCGCCACCGCCGCCGAGGCCGCCCAGGGCAAGCCCCTTGTGCTGGTGCTGGGTGAAATGCGCGAGATGGGCGCCCAGGCCGAGGACGAACATCATAAGCTTGGCGAAGAAGCCGCCGCCAGCGGAGCCAAGGCTGTGTTTTATCATGGCGGCCATGCCCAGGCCGTGGGCGAGGGACTGGCCCGCAAAGGCTACGCCGGCCTGTTCGCCGTGGTCGATACCCCGGAAATGTTCACCCAAACCGTCGCCTCGGCTGGACTGAGAGGCGGCGTCTACCTCTTTAAAGGCTCCCGCTCCATGCGTATGGAAGAGTATCTGGCGGCCTTGACCCACAGCATCCAAAAGGACGCCACGGCATGA
- a CDS encoding UDP-N-acetylmuramoyl-L-alanyl-D-glutamate--2,6-diaminopimelate ligase yields MKMTLHDNAAFQGLLDAVRQGGVDVAADSRRATSGGVFVAMAGSRDDGARYVADALEKGVAFVVAAPGHDLPAGTTARLVAVDDPQAALGALAAARFGTETMAMPVVAVTGTNGKTTVSYLIERLAQAAGHTVGVLGTVAYRWPGVVHDATLTTPDCLAIHENLAAMARSGCTLAVMEASSHALDQDRLAGLSFAAAAFTNLTQDHLDYHKDMAVYFEAKAKLFRRYLARAETAVFNFDDAWGLKLLHEFPQAIGYGLTVPPTGFGRLLSGHVQHHGREGQDILAAYGDDSYAVATPLPGRHNAQNVLAACGVALALGWPAETFAALADCHGAPGRLERIPNPSGRAVFVDYAHTPDALENVLSAAREFTAGRLFVVFGCGGNRDRAKRPLMGAAVARLADVAVLTSDNPRHEDPLAIIEDVKPGLKKARRAILEPDRRRAIELALSEMRPEDVLVIAGKGHETYQQIGDVKYPFSDAVVVRELTGCA; encoded by the coding sequence ATGAAGATGACGCTGCACGACAACGCTGCATTCCAGGGCCTCCTTGACGCCGTGCGCCAGGGAGGCGTCGACGTTGCCGCCGACTCCCGCAGGGCGACCTCTGGCGGAGTCTTCGTGGCCATGGCCGGGTCCCGGGACGACGGCGCGCGCTACGTGGCCGATGCACTGGAAAAAGGCGTCGCCTTCGTCGTGGCCGCACCGGGCCATGACCTGCCGGCCGGGACCACGGCCCGGCTCGTGGCCGTGGACGATCCCCAGGCCGCCCTGGGCGCGTTGGCCGCCGCTCGCTTCGGCACGGAAACCATGGCCATGCCTGTGGTCGCCGTCACCGGCACCAACGGCAAGACCACGGTGAGCTATTTGATCGAACGTCTGGCCCAGGCCGCCGGGCATACGGTCGGGGTCCTTGGCACCGTGGCCTACCGCTGGCCCGGCGTGGTCCACGACGCCACGCTCACCACCCCGGACTGCCTGGCCATCCACGAAAATCTCGCCGCCATGGCCCGCTCCGGCTGCACCCTGGCCGTCATGGAGGCTTCTTCCCACGCTCTGGATCAGGACCGGCTGGCCGGCCTGTCCTTTGCCGCTGCCGCCTTCACCAATCTCACCCAGGACCACCTGGACTACCACAAGGACATGGCCGTTTATTTCGAGGCCAAGGCCAAGCTCTTCAGGCGCTATCTGGCCCGAGCCGAGACGGCGGTATTCAATTTCGACGACGCCTGGGGCCTGAAACTCCTGCATGAGTTCCCCCAGGCCATCGGCTACGGCCTCACCGTGCCGCCCACGGGCTTTGGCCGGCTGCTGTCCGGCCATGTCCAGCACCATGGCCGCGAGGGCCAGGACATCCTGGCCGCCTACGGCGACGACAGCTACGCCGTGGCCACGCCCTTGCCCGGCCGCCACAACGCCCAAAACGTCCTGGCCGCCTGCGGCGTGGCCCTGGCTCTGGGCTGGCCGGCCGAGACCTTCGCCGCCCTGGCCGACTGCCATGGCGCGCCGGGACGGCTGGAGCGCATCCCCAATCCTTCCGGCCGCGCGGTTTTCGTGGACTACGCCCACACCCCCGACGCCCTGGAAAACGTGCTGTCCGCCGCCCGGGAGTTCACCGCCGGCCGGCTGTTCGTGGTCTTTGGCTGCGGCGGCAACCGCGACCGGGCCAAGCGTCCGCTCATGGGCGCGGCCGTGGCCCGGCTGGCCGACGTGGCCGTGCTCACCTCCGACAATCCGCGCCACGAAGATCCCCTGGCCATCATCGAGGACGTCAAGCCGGGCCTTAAAAAAGCTCGCCGGGCCATCCTCGAACCCGACCGTCGCCGGGCTATCGAGCTGGCCCTTTCGGAAATGCGGCCCGAGGACGTGCTGGTCATCGCCGGCAAGGGACACGAAACCTATCAGCAGATTGGCGACGTTAAATATCCGTTTTCCGATGCCGTCGTCGTGAGGGAGCTGACCGGATGCGCCTGA